The genomic DNA AAGAAATAAAAGGGGTCCATTTTTGGGTTAATGTGATGGGTTAAGAAAGAgggtaaaaagtaaaaaacaaaaaatgatgGAACGTTTGacaagagaaaagaaaagagagggaagggagggagggagaatgAATGTGAAAGgtgagaaagagaagaagacaTTGGGAAATGGGGGAGGAGATTTCGCTGCCTGCCTgttgtctgtctgtctgtctggcTTGCCTGTTTTACTTTGCTTTGCTTAGCTTAGCTTTGCTATGCTATGCTAGAGGTTGCCTGCCTCGGTCGTCTTTTGGCTGTAGAGCagacaaaaaaatattgtcagcatcaacaacAAAACAATGGGTTACAAATagccatcatcatcattaataaAGTCTGGATTTGATGCTCTTTCTTTGCTACACACAGAAATGACATAGCTTCCAAAAAAAGGCAGGCAAGGAGTGATGGTAGTGCATGTGTAGCTCATTCATCTCTGCACCACTACTATATTAATGTACCTACAAACCTAGCCCATTGCCCATTACCCATTACCTATTACCCATTACCCCATGGCCTCTCTCCATTAATGGGGCATGTCATCTACAACTACTATTATGTCCTAGACCCCCGCTCATCACATGACTCACCTTCTCCCATGCAAAACACACACATCTATTCAtttcacacacaaaaaaaatatctaattaaattttttaccttggttttgaataaaaaaactttttttacttcatttaaaaaataaaatagttttttagtaaaattcaaaaaatactcAATATCAAACCAGCTAATTTGGTTATTTAAGCATTTTTTTTGagtttagattaaaaaaatatgttatttctgtttttaatttgttaaattaaacatttgattgttaaaatgatattaatatatgattttaaataaaaaaatattttaataattaaattaatgaattgagttatatgattaatggaataagtataaaataaaaaaaatttatattaatattaggcCTTGTTCTTATTcaggttttcaaataacccaacaaaatcaattatcaaATCTCTCTTTTATctatcaaatcaatcaatttattaaccaaaatactaaaataatctatattttaaattattattatttattttatttatatatatgaatacctTTTAggtatttttaccaaaaaaacttcatcattttttcaaaattatcaccaataatcaatattttttccctctaaattatttaaataacttaaaaagaaCGATGCCTTAGCTAGATATGTAATAAAAGGTactaaaataaaagttaaataaaatattaaagatgtttaataataataataatgaattaattaggCCTACCCAGTCAAATCAAATCGGGTTGATCCCTAATTTATTGCTCTTTTTCaaatgacaataataataatgggtGAGAGGAAAAAGGGATTTCTAGTTTCCTGTCCTAAAGAGAAGGACTCTCCCCCTTCCCTTTTTTCAATCCTGCCCAATTACCATTCAACCACgcctctttcttttctttctttctttttactatccgttaatttctttcttttatatatatatataataactacgTACCCTACCCTAGCGTCTTGTTCAATGCCCAAATCAAACGTCTCGTCTCTTttcctcttcatcttctctcTTCAGACTCACCAGAGAAAGTGAAAGGTCCCTCGCTCGTCTTCTCAATTCTGCTTCTGCTGTGCCGCTGCTGCACATCTATGGCGATTCAAGCTCAGATATATAATTCAGATTATAATCTACCTTTAAATCTCACTCATCATAACAATAACAATGCCCTAGCCTCCCATTTCAACAAACAACAATCCATGGAGATCGATTACCTCATCAATTCACAGGTACATACtctttcattcattcattcaacttatctctttattattattattaaccttCTTCCTTCATTCATTCCTTCAAAATAAACAGAACGAGTTATTGAAACAGACTATACGTCAACAAACGAACCACCAATTAACGGCGATCTTAACAAGATACGAAGCGAATGCAACCgtattattgaaacaaaaggATGAAGAAATCGCGAAAGCTAATACCAGAACGATGGAGCTGGAGGAGTTTTTGAGGAAAATAGAGATGGAGAATCAAGGATGGCAGAGGATTGCTATGCATAATGAATCCGTGCTTGTTTCTTTGACGAATACGATTTCTCAGATGAATGAAAACGCGGATCTTAGAAATAATAACACGATTCAAGATGAGGAATCTTGCTGTGATGAACGATTTGGAGAGAATATGTTGATGATCTGTAGAAGATGTAATTCACGATCTTCTTCTGTTGTTTTCTTGCCTTGTAGACATCTTTGTTCATGCGTTCCTTGTGAACAGTTTATTGGTTCTTGCCCTGTTTGTAAAATGGTAAAGAAATCTATCATACATGCTTtgatttaatctaatttaatttaatttaatttaattcttctttctttttgacccttttcatttcattttattatttaaagtttaaacaatatatagcatattatatattgaacTTGTAAGTtagaaagaaatatttatataccttatattatattatagaataAAGTGTTGTTAGATAAGGTCATAAGGCCAAGTAAACTAGTtcatacatattatttattctcaCATCTATAACTATAGCAAATATTGTCTCTCAAAATTGAAAGAATAATATATGGATTACAaagatatttgtttgtttgagaaTTCATTAATGTAAATGGCAACCAATTGGTTATGATATTAATTGGTTaccttttttttctattttttttttatttttatttcaatataattcactattctttttatatatttattaaaaaaaattatcaatattatttttatacattcgTTTTATTGagaattttcttattatttttttaagtttaccTCAAACTTTTTTCAAGTCCACTCCAATCAAAATTTTTAAGTCATTAAATTACAAATAGCCCACAATAAACCTCTCCATTGTCAGTTCACCTTTTAGTAATACCTATTCATATTATAACTAATTGGTATTATTAGCTTAATACTGATGGGTAATGTTCAAATCGGtatttattgaatttgattACCGAGAGCTTCTAGTGATCGATGAAGATCGTATTAAATTCATTCGTTATTTTCTATACCGATTGAAAATCAAGGTattatcaaactgtttttggtatcgaagtattttttttactagtggactttattaagtaagtttttttgaattattttagttaaCATGAATATTAGCTTTCTACTTTatcaaagaaagaaaagaaaattaaatatacctAAAATAGCATAAGTGCCAAAAATCATgccataataatatttaaatgataaatatgtttttaaaataaattttattttcttcattaacttTAACTTAAAACATCTCTTAGTGAAAATGAACCTTACCATTGTTAATAACTTTgacctaactctttttatttaaactaaaaagtgaaacaaaaataatatacatctcacaattgtcatttttaaattaaaaaaattacatgtatcataattaatataaaacaacatttatATCATGTTTTGAATACATGATTAggaaacttaatttttttttgctataTCTATAATTgatctaaatatattaaaaaaaaaaagtataactaattaattgatTTGCTTTAAGTGAAAAATAACCAATATAATCTTAAacattaacttaaaaaataattatatcctCCACCAAAAGATAAGTACGTTGAATGGTTTTTTAACTAGTGAATATTGAGattctaaaatatttactaagttttaaaataattaattacattcctaattttataataagaaaatatttttttactataaacAAGCACTACACataaaaaaaggtaaaaaaacgGGTAACGTTAGGCCAGCTAAATAATATCCAATAGAATAAGAACACGTCATCACCACTTACAATGCTGAATTTAGACTCCTCAGTTGTTATAACTGAAACTGCTATTCTCTCTCCTAATCGTACTCCATTGATAGACCTTAGAAGCTTTAGAAACGCCTCTGGTTTCGATTGATTTCGCAGTAACTTTTCGGCCGATAATGCCTGAGTACTCACCGTTAAGCGTTGATGATACAGGCCAAGAACGCCAACGATTGCCTTCCATTGTTGTTCCCGCCAAGAGAACGAGGCGGACGAATCGCGTCGCTTCTCTCGATGTCTTTCGCGGTCTCTGCGTATTTGTAATATATCTATCGATTCCTGCATTCCTCTGTTTTTGTTCATTCATTTTCTCTAATTTGATCACAATATCCATGCGTTTCACCTTTGGTTCATGTCTGTTCGATTCTGGCATTTTGTTTTACTTGATAGATCTGATATTAGCTAGTTGAGCTTCTTTTTTCGTGATTTAGGATATTGATGTTAATTAGTAGGCAACGTCTTTGGAGGCCGATCATCACTGGATAAGATTTTACGTTTAGTTCATCAACAATATTGTGTATCAATGCAGAATTAAGAAAGTAATTGCAATTTGAAAGTGAATATGGATAAAGTGGACTAGCTAGCTAGATGATAAAGTTTAATTATGACTGTGTAATCAACTTACTTTCGCTTGAGCTGTATTTTGATTCTTTTTTGTTTATGTGATTGTAAAAGTGATATGTTTACTTTCAGCTTATGATTCTAGTGGATTATGGTGGTCCATTATTTCCTTATATTGCTCATTCTCCATGGAATGGTGTGCACCTGGCAGATTTTGTGATGCCTTCCTTTCTTTTCGTTTCCGGaatctcacttgccattgtttttAAGGTACTGAAAGAAATTCAAGATGAACCAATATTATATGTCTAGTTGAAAGagaaataaagaagaagatgCTATAATTTGTACACTGCCTTCTTTTGTCCTTTATTTTCCTTAGAAAGTTCAAGATCGAGTGGAAGCCTCACAAAAGTCACTACTAAGGGCTTTGAAACTCTTTCTTGTTGGTGTTTTTCTTCAAGGTATTTTGTTGATCATCTTTATACAAGTCCCATCCATCGCACTTCACTGAATTCATGTGATGCTTGAACTAGCTTATGGTATTTGCTCTACAGTTCCACAGAAAGTGACACTCAATTTTGGTTTTGGTGGTTTATGTGTTTCATCTATTTGAAACTGTTATGATATTATGtttgaatgtttttaaaatatgattatgatgaaattttattatttcaattggTTATTTATGACAATGCAtgtatttacttttaaaatatcacCATTAAACAACTGTTGGTGCTTGTTGGAGCTTGCTTTCAGGGGGTTATTTGCATGGAGCAACTTCTCTCACGTATGGTGTTGATATTGGAAGGATACGTTGGATGGGTATTTTGcaggtaattttatttttcttgtatttCGTGTTGCCTACTTGCCCATTATATATGTCCAATCAATGCTAGTTAACACCGAAATTTAGATTGATCAGGATATCTTTTTGAAGTACTTATTGTTTTCATCAATTTCAGAGGATATCTATTGGATATGTATTTGCAGCCTTGTGCGAAATATGGCTTCCCACTGAAAAGCTAAAAGGAACTTCTCATTTGAggaattatttttatcattggTAAGCTACCATATAAATGATACTCTAAGGTACATAGTGATGAATGTGAACTAATTTTTCTTGGTCAATGGATGAAAAACCTGCTAGGACCTTTTTCATATTGTTTCAATAGacatataatatgatttgtcaCTTGGaacttcttttttttcatctttGAGTTGTGATGTAATTCTGAATCTGAATACATGTTCAATCACGGATATAATGGTTAATTGCTATTAAATTCTTGAGATATTCCTTCATAAGTacatatttgtttgatttttcaatCATCTAGACTTTCTTATACAAGGATTTGTTATGATTGTGACATAGATCTCCATCCTGAGTGGATTTTCTTTGTAGAAGTTGCTAAAATAATGTCATTTGCAATCCTTAGGTGCACTATGTTTGCATTATTGTTGTCGTACTTGGCATTGACATATGGTTTATATGTTCCTGATTGGCAATTTGAAGCATTGAGCACAACTTCCTCTCTGGTAGCTTCAAACAGTAGCTCTGTTTTCAAGGTAGGCTAATTCATttctttaaattgatttttcCTTCTAGTAATTGATCCCTTACTGGTCAGTTGAGATTGCATTGGTAGTACATTTCTCTTGTAAACAAATGCAAGCATCTTGTGCatttgtcaaaaatatgtttcgTTTGATTTAGgtaacatgttcaagacgaggGGATCTTGGACCTGCATGTAATGCGGCTGGAATGATAGATCGTTATGTTCTTGGTATCAACCATCTATACACAAAACCTACGTATAGAAACTTGAAGGTGGATTTTTCtgaatttactttaaaaaacttccatttatttttttctctttatcaaTGATCAGTCTGCTTATACATAATCAACCTTTCCAGGAATGCAGAACCTTAGGAGATCACCAGATACCTTCGTGGTGCCATGCTCCATTTGATCCTGAAGGGATTCTAAGGTGACCAATCTAATCCTCTTCTTTTGATGTTGCTCTCTGGCCTATTGCCAATTTAAAGTGATGGTTTATTACTAGGCTATTGAATCACTTAGGAAGTCATTGTTCACCTACAGAGTTTATTAGTCATTTTTCTTGAATCATAATTGGGCTTATATGTATCATTGCATAATGCTTTACCATGTTCTAGACAATTATTGTTTTGGAAAAGATTATCTCTGAAATGTATATATTGTTGCATAATGCCTTACCATGTTCTAGTTATGTATTGTTTTGGAGAAGATAATCTCAGAGTAGTATGTGTaggaaattttattttcctgTTTTAGTAGACCGGGCCAC from Impatiens glandulifera chromosome 9, dImpGla2.1, whole genome shotgun sequence includes the following:
- the LOC124916683 gene encoding E3 ubiquitin-protein ligase BOI, producing MAIQAQIYNSDYNLPLNLTHHNNNNALASHFNKQQSMEIDYLINSQNELLKQTIRQQTNHQLTAILTRYEANATVLLKQKDEEIAKANTRTMELEEFLRKIEMENQGWQRIAMHNESVLVSLTNTISQMNENADLRNNNTIQDEESCCDERFGENMLMICRRCNSRSSSVVFLPCRHLCSCVPCEQFIGSCPVCKMVKKSIIHALI